Proteins encoded by one window of Clostridium perfringens:
- a CDS encoding N-acetylmuramoyl-L-alanine amidase yields the protein MKKFLRILSIIIISSLMLLGCGSNSTKPNINKDSNSINNSNEENNETEKNNSNNENNNTEKNDSKEGNIDQEKEKNKIDSSTDKEADKKNEVEPYCENEPNKANKDITIVIDPGHSSTISNETEPECPGSQKRKLKDTLGATGVQSKIPEYTITHGVAEELKKLLISEGYNVIMTKDSPDKQLSNIERTTIGNDNNANLIIRIHCDGVDSPKACGASILVPATKGNVTKDISDISYSYGEKILTAYTKYTGLKNRGVVVRDDLTGFNWSKVPIVLIELGFISNPNEDSYLSNPDNYIKIATGISNGINYCFAK from the coding sequence ATGAAAAAATTTCTAAGAATTTTATCTATTATAATTATTTCTTCTTTAATGCTATTAGGCTGTGGATCAAATTCCACTAAACCAAATATTAATAAGGACTCTAATAGTATTAATAATTCCAATGAGGAAAATAATGAGACAGAAAAAAATAACTCTAATAATGAAAATAATAATACAGAAAAAAATGATTCTAAAGAGGGAAACATAGACCAAGAGAAAGAAAAAAATAAAATTGATTCTAGTACTGATAAGGAAGCTGATAAAAAAAATGAAGTAGAACCTTATTGTGAAAATGAACCTAATAAAGCTAATAAAGATATAACTATAGTTATTGATCCAGGGCATTCTAGTACAATATCTAATGAAACAGAACCTGAATGTCCAGGCTCACAAAAAAGAAAATTAAAGGATACATTAGGTGCTACAGGAGTTCAAAGTAAAATCCCAGAATACACAATAACTCATGGTGTAGCTGAAGAATTAAAAAAACTTCTTATTTCTGAAGGGTATAATGTAATTATGACTAAAGATAGTCCCGATAAGCAGCTTAGCAATATAGAAAGAACCACTATTGGTAATGATAATAATGCAAATTTAATTATAAGAATTCACTGTGACGGAGTTGATTCTCCTAAAGCTTGTGGTGCTTCTATACTAGTTCCTGCTACAAAAGGAAATGTAACAAAAGATATATCAGATATAAGCTATTCATATGGAGAAAAAATACTAACAGCATATACAAAATATACAGGATTAAAAAATAGAGGTGTTGTTGTAAGAGATGATTTAACTGGTTTTAACTGGTCAAAAGTTCCTATTGTACTTATAGAATTAGGGTTTATTTCTAACCCTAATGAAGATTCATATTTAAGCAATCCAGATAATTATATAAAAATTGCAACTGGAATCTCTAACGGAATTAATTACTGTTTTGCAAAATAA
- a CDS encoding zinc ribbon domain-containing protein: MNFCNKCGSKLINGICPNCSKIKKNKKKSKIIIISLVFIVVIFSGVFFYLKSTVKSEKEIALSFSNSISSSNPEELSKILYCNDSSLPINKSNSTILIDYFNQNPSKFSSINDDFKKGNYKDTDSPLSIEEVRKDFFLIPVYKVVVKPSFIKVKTDLKDAKVQIGDETFGDLTKKDELGPLMPGNYTIKSEISNSYLNKSENIEVNTFKSSNQEISIFDNFIKVNITSDIPDAELYVNNKDTGVKIKDAKTFGPIDPNSIIYGVSTDGDKKIISNKYDVNSSSNININFAEAKASEANFKKDLYVLLSNYSSDFAYAVNTNSFNYIENYLEFDSPIYKKQKKVVPEIHSKDIRENFESTEILNYTFNNDTNTGEVTCNEIYSIGKGINVPKRQEFKNTYTFKKLANGSLVLTDIKD, translated from the coding sequence ATGAATTTTTGTAATAAATGTGGTTCAAAATTAATAAATGGAATTTGCCCTAATTGCTCAAAAATAAAAAAAAACAAGAAAAAATCTAAAATTATAATAATAAGCCTAGTTTTTATTGTTGTAATATTTTCTGGTGTATTCTTTTACTTAAAATCAACAGTTAAATCTGAAAAAGAAATAGCACTTTCATTTTCAAATTCAATTTCCTCTTCAAATCCAGAGGAACTTAGTAAAATACTTTATTGTAATGATAGCTCTCTACCAATAAATAAAAGCAACTCTACTATTCTAATAGATTACTTTAATCAAAATCCATCAAAATTTTCTTCAATAAACGACGATTTTAAAAAGGGAAATTATAAGGACACAGACTCCCCTTTATCTATAGAAGAGGTTAGAAAAGATTTCTTTTTAATACCTGTTTATAAAGTAGTTGTAAAACCAAGCTTTATAAAGGTAAAAACTGATTTAAAAGATGCAAAAGTTCAAATAGGAGATGAAACTTTTGGAGATTTAACAAAAAAAGATGAGTTAGGCCCTTTAATGCCTGGAAATTATACTATTAAATCTGAAATATCAAATTCATATTTAAACAAATCTGAAAATATAGAGGTTAATACTTTTAAATCTTCTAACCAAGAAATAAGTATATTTGATAACTTTATTAAAGTTAATATTACTAGCGATATTCCAGATGCTGAACTATATGTAAATAATAAAGATACTGGAGTAAAAATTAAAGATGCTAAAACCTTTGGTCCAATTGATCCTAATAGTATTATTTATGGAGTATCAACAGATGGAGATAAAAAAATAATAAGTAATAAATATGATGTAAATTCTTCAAGCAATATAAATATAAACTTTGCTGAAGCTAAAGCCTCAGAAGCTAATTTCAAAAAAGATCTTTATGTTTTATTAAGTAATTACTCAAGTGACTTTGCTTATGCTGTTAATACAAATAGTTTTAATTATATAGAAAACTACCTTGAATTTGACAGTCCTATTTATAAAAAGCAAAAGAAGGTTGTCCCTGAAATACATTCTAAAGATATTAGGGAAAACTTTGAAAGCACTGAAATATTAAATTATACATTTAATAATGATACAAATACTGGTGAAGTTACTTGTAATGAAATTTATTCTATAGGTAAAGGAATTAATGTTCCTAAGCGTCAAGAATTTAAAAATACCTATACCTTCAAAAAACTAGCTAATGGTTCATTAGTTCTTACTGATATAAAAGATTAA
- the hydG gene encoding [FeFe] hydrogenase H-cluster radical SAM maturase HydG has product MLKDNEKYNALDFIKDDEINSLIAKGKELVSDKELVREIIEKSKSAEGLTPEETAVLLNLEDKELIEEMFKAARQVKEKLYGKRLVVFAPLYVSNYCVNNCTYCGYKHCNDELKRKKLNKEQLIEEVKVLESLGHKRIALEAGEDPVNAPLDYILDCIKSIYSIKFDNGSIRRINVNIAATTVENYKRLKDAEIGTYILFQETYHKPTYEKLHVSGPKHNYNYHTTAMHRAREAGIDDIGMGVLYGLYDYKYETLAMLMHAMDLEETTGVGPHTLSVPRIRPAENVSLENYPYLVDDEDFKKIVAILRLAVPYAGLILSTREEPGLRDEIIALGVSQVSTGSCTGVGGYSESYIDPEEKPQFEVGDHRSPVEMIESLMEAGYIPSYCTACYREGRTGERFMDIVKSGELYKICEANALITLKEFIDDYGTDRTREIGDKLIKKSIDEIDNESFRKSVEEKINKISNGTRDLRF; this is encoded by the coding sequence ATGTTAAAAGATAACGAAAAGTACAATGCTTTAGATTTTATTAAGGATGATGAAATTAATAGTCTTATAGCAAAAGGAAAAGAGCTTGTTTCTGACAAAGAACTAGTTAGAGAAATCATTGAAAAAAGTAAAAGTGCAGAAGGGTTAACACCTGAAGAGACTGCTGTTCTTCTTAATCTTGAAGATAAAGAGCTTATTGAAGAAATGTTTAAAGCAGCTAGACAAGTTAAGGAAAAATTATATGGAAAAAGACTTGTTGTATTTGCACCTTTATACGTAAGTAACTATTGCGTAAATAACTGTACTTACTGTGGATATAAACACTGTAATGATGAGTTAAAAAGAAAGAAACTTAACAAAGAGCAACTTATTGAAGAAGTTAAAGTTCTTGAAAGCCTAGGTCATAAGAGAATAGCACTTGAAGCTGGGGAAGATCCAGTTAATGCTCCTCTAGATTATATTTTAGATTGTATAAAATCAATATACTCAATTAAATTTGATAATGGGTCAATAAGAAGAATCAATGTTAATATAGCTGCAACAACAGTTGAAAACTATAAGAGACTTAAAGATGCTGAAATTGGAACATATATCTTATTCCAAGAAACTTACCATAAACCAACTTATGAAAAATTACATGTAAGTGGTCCAAAACATAACTATAATTATCATACAACAGCTATGCATAGAGCAAGAGAAGCTGGTATAGATGATATTGGTATGGGAGTTCTATATGGACTTTATGATTACAAGTATGAAACATTAGCAATGCTTATGCATGCAATGGATTTAGAAGAAACTACAGGGGTTGGTCCTCATACACTATCAGTTCCAAGAATAAGACCAGCTGAAAATGTTAGCTTAGAAAATTATCCTTACTTAGTTGATGATGAAGACTTCAAAAAGATTGTTGCTATCTTAAGATTAGCAGTACCATATGCAGGTCTTATACTTTCAACAAGAGAAGAACCAGGCTTAAGAGATGAAATAATAGCTCTTGGAGTTTCTCAAGTAAGTACAGGTTCATGTACAGGTGTTGGTGGTTATTCAGAATCATACATCGATCCTGAAGAGAAACCACAATTTGAAGTTGGAGATCATAGATCACCAGTTGAAATGATAGAAAGCCTTATGGAAGCTGGATATATACCAAGTTATTGCACAGCTTGCTATAGAGAAGGTAGAACTGGCGAAAGATTTATGGACATCGTTAAGAGTGGTGAACTTTATAAAATATGTGAAGCTAATGCTTTAATAACTTTAAAAGAATTTATTGATGATTACGGCACAGATAGAACAAGAGAAATCGGAGATAAATTAATTAAAAAATCAATAGATGAAATAGATAATGAATCATTTAGAAAATCTGTTGAAGAAAAAATAAATAAGATAAGTAACGGAACTAGAGATTTAAGATTCTAG
- a CDS encoding DUF1659 domain-containing protein, protein MAKAILTKKSLVLKYQKGVDDSGSPKFSTQKFSKIKVDAEDEKLYEVGKALADLLSSRVNSVLKEDDFKFVDDTQ, encoded by the coding sequence ATGGCAAAGGCAATCTTAACAAAGAAAAGCTTAGTATTAAAGTATCAAAAGGGGGTAGATGATAGTGGAAGCCCTAAATTTTCAACACAAAAGTTTTCTAAGATAAAGGTTGATGCAGAGGATGAAAAACTTTATGAGGTGGGAAAAGCATTAGCAGATCTTTTATCATCAAGAGTTAATTCTGTATTAAAAGAAGATGACTTTAAGTTTGTTGATGACACTCAATAA
- a CDS encoding DUF2922 domain-containing protein, which translates to MEKELYLVLSFKNAGGSITKITLKNIKEDVTEEEVQNLMEKIVTANIFVSKGGDLVSKVKGEIVEKTTESFEMS; encoded by the coding sequence ATGGAAAAGGAATTATATCTTGTATTGTCTTTTAAAAATGCTGGAGGAAGTATAACAAAAATAACTCTTAAAAATATTAAGGAAGATGTAACTGAGGAAGAAGTTCAAAATCTTATGGAAAAAATAGTGACAGCAAATATATTTGTTTCTAAGGGGGGAGATTTAGTTTCTAAAGTTAAGGGTGAAATAGTAGAGAAAACAACAGAAAGCTTTGAAATGTCTTAA
- a CDS encoding GTP-binding protein produces MSNFNETPRGSRIHISLFGKTNSGKSSIINALTGQNISLVSDFKGTTTDPVYKAMELLPLGPVVFVDTAGFDDEGEIGKLRVEKTEEVVGKTDVALITLSLSEILEAIKSNIEFKDMLSKEILWLNKLKKAKKPAILVINKCDLVPNKLIESKIDLKDIDKTTLSNKDCFVDSNLNNSLKEIGELLGIPCVAISAKNNLNINELKKELVNVSPSSITESPIIGDKIKAGDKILLVAPQDIQAPKGRLILPQVQVLRDILDYGGIPTMVTLDKLDEGLRIFNGKPDLVITDSQVFKQVNAKLDRSVPLTSFSILMARYKGDLDKFYSGAKAIKNLKAGDKVLIAEACTHHQLKGDIAREKLPTWLEETCPGIIVHNCSGKDFPKNLNEYALVIHCGGCMFNKAEIMNRIGICDDALVPITNFGTSIAEINNILDRVMEPLK; encoded by the coding sequence ATGAGTAATTTTAATGAAACTCCTAGAGGAAGTAGAATTCATATTTCTCTTTTTGGTAAAACAAACTCTGGGAAATCTAGCATAATAAATGCCCTAACAGGTCAAAACATTTCTCTAGTATCAGACTTTAAGGGAACAACAACTGACCCTGTTTATAAGGCAATGGAACTTTTACCCCTAGGACCTGTTGTTTTCGTTGATACAGCTGGTTTTGATGATGAAGGAGAAATAGGTAAGCTTAGAGTTGAAAAAACTGAAGAGGTTGTAGGAAAGACTGATGTGGCTCTTATAACCCTTTCCCTTTCTGAAATACTAGAGGCAATAAAATCAAATATAGAATTTAAAGACATGCTTTCTAAGGAAATATTATGGCTTAATAAATTAAAAAAGGCTAAGAAACCAGCTATACTAGTTATTAACAAGTGTGATTTAGTTCCTAATAAACTAATTGAGTCTAAAATTGATTTAAAGGATATTGATAAAACAACTTTATCTAATAAAGATTGCTTTGTTGATAGTAATTTAAATAATTCTTTAAAAGAAATTGGTGAATTATTAGGAATACCTTGTGTTGCCATAAGTGCTAAAAATAATTTAAACATAAATGAATTAAAAAAAGAACTTGTCAATGTATCACCCTCTTCAATAACTGAAAGCCCAATAATAGGTGATAAAATCAAAGCTGGAGATAAAATTCTTTTAGTAGCTCCTCAAGATATACAAGCTCCTAAAGGAAGACTTATACTTCCTCAAGTTCAAGTATTAAGAGATATATTAGATTATGGTGGAATACCAACTATGGTTACATTAGATAAATTAGATGAAGGATTAAGAATTTTTAATGGTAAGCCTGACTTAGTAATAACTGACTCTCAAGTATTTAAACAAGTTAATGCAAAATTAGATAGAAGTGTTCCTCTTACTTCCTTCTCAATACTTATGGCTAGATACAAGGGTGATTTAGATAAGTTCTATTCAGGAGCCAAAGCAATAAAGAATCTTAAAGCAGGTGATAAAGTTTTAATAGCAGAAGCTTGTACTCACCATCAATTAAAAGGTGATATAGCAAGAGAAAAACTACCTACTTGGTTAGAAGAAACTTGTCCTGGAATAATAGTTCATAATTGCTCTGGTAAGGACTTTCCTAAGAATCTTAATGAATATGCCCTTGTAATTCATTGTGGAGGATGCATGTTTAACAAAGCTGAAATAATGAATAGAATAGGAATATGTGATGATGCCTTAGTTCCTATAACAAACTTTGGTACATCAATTGCAGAAATTAATAATATCTTAGACAGGGTAATGGAGCCCCTTAAGTAA
- a CDS encoding response regulator transcription factor: protein MESKKIFIIEDEEKIREELTKFLEKYGYIVESSEDFENIVDTSLRCNPNMILLDINLPYYDGYYICREIRKKSQVPIIVVTSRQSEMDELMSMNLGADDFVTKPYNTQILLARIASIMKRTYSGVEGETEIFNCRGLKYNMSTSEVSFNDEVEELTKNESKILNILIRNKGKIVSRDNIIKALWQSNEFIDDNTLTVNVNRLRRKIEGIGAEGYLQTKRGQGYILS, encoded by the coding sequence ATGGAAAGCAAAAAGATTTTTATTATAGAAGATGAAGAAAAGATAAGAGAAGAGCTTACTAAATTTTTAGAGAAGTATGGCTACATTGTAGAGTCATCAGAAGACTTTGAAAATATAGTTGATACTTCATTAAGATGTAATCCTAATATGATTTTACTAGATATAAATCTCCCTTATTATGATGGTTACTATATTTGCAGGGAGATAAGGAAGAAAAGCCAAGTTCCAATTATAGTTGTAACTAGTAGACAAAGTGAGATGGATGAGCTTATGAGTATGAATTTAGGGGCTGATGACTTTGTTACTAAGCCTTATAATACTCAAATACTTTTAGCTAGAATTGCATCAATTATGAAAAGGACTTATTCAGGGGTTGAGGGTGAAACAGAAATATTTAATTGTAGAGGATTAAAATATAATATGTCTACTAGTGAGGTTTCATTTAATGATGAGGTGGAGGAGCTTACTAAAAATGAAAGTAAGATTTTAAATATTCTAATAAGAAATAAAGGGAAAATAGTATCAAGGGATAATATTATAAAGGCTTTATGGCAAAGTAATGAGTTTATAGATGATAATACTTTAACTGTTAATGTAAATAGACTTAGAAGAAAGATTGAAGGAATAGGAGCAGAGGGATATTTACAAACTAAGAGGGGGCAAGGGTATATATTATCATGA
- a CDS encoding TM1266 family iron-only hydrogenase system putative regulator, producing MSTRIAVVGIVIESLDNIKEVNSILSEYDKLIVGRMGLPYKEKNIRVISIVVDGTTDEISAITGKIGKLKGVSVKAAISKTSF from the coding sequence ATGAGTACTAGAATTGCCGTTGTTGGCATTGTTATTGAAAGCCTTGATAATATAAAAGAAGTAAATTCTATCTTAAGTGAATACGACAAATTAATTGTTGGAAGAATGGGGTTACCATACAAAGAAAAGAACATTAGAGTTATATCTATTGTAGTTGATGGAACCACCGATGAAATTTCAGCTATAACAGGAAAAATCGGTAAACTTAAAGGTGTTTCCGTTAAAGCTGCCATATCTAAAACTAGCTTTTAG
- a CDS encoding DUF1002 domain-containing protein, giving the protein MKKNKLITAMILAGAISIGSFTTVFADTKEVVTLGANLNSSQKQEMFKEFGVKPNDVKVITMNVNEIREQLGLPKIVGEFKGNAYSSAFVKLEEKGYGIKVKTNNLTEVTKTMLSNALLTSGVTDADVIATSPFPVTGTSALAGVLQAFEKATGENIPVENKEVARQELSITNNLAKAKNSEGQDIGKDGASAIVNQAKEEVIKDKPKNDKEVGEIVNNITNNYNIKLTPTQEQELVALLANINSLGLDYSKLKGELDSLSNNIQEALKENGQELKESGTLDRILNKILGVCTDIKNWFVAHFGDGEVTINGVTYDKDGNMINKDQLNNIGTSISDEDNDTSNNESKNNIEDKSQKSDSKEKETDKANSNKQEDSNSEGGQESKGNGSLNNDNKSNKESKNKDAQGAKESKTSKPNKNSVSSSKNNSNKNNSGSSNNSKDKGKETIKLEDGTVIPKYNSKGEEYNPVTGGYGHMQETEDAGKDSDQTIDYIIVDGKKVPLHDEQGREYNPETGRYGDPDDN; this is encoded by the coding sequence ATGAAAAAAAATAAATTAATAACAGCAATGATATTAGCTGGAGCAATAAGTATTGGCTCATTTACAACAGTTTTTGCCGATACTAAGGAAGTAGTAACTTTAGGAGCTAATCTAAATTCAAGTCAAAAACAAGAGATGTTTAAGGAATTCGGAGTTAAACCTAATGATGTTAAGGTTATAACTATGAATGTTAATGAAATAAGAGAGCAACTTGGATTGCCTAAAATAGTAGGAGAATTTAAAGGCAATGCTTACTCAAGTGCTTTTGTTAAACTAGAGGAAAAAGGGTATGGAATAAAGGTAAAAACAAATAATTTAACAGAGGTTACTAAAACTATGCTAAGTAATGCCTTGTTAACATCAGGGGTTACTGATGCTGATGTTATTGCTACATCTCCATTCCCTGTAACTGGGACATCCGCTTTAGCTGGAGTTCTTCAAGCATTTGAAAAGGCCACTGGAGAAAATATACCTGTTGAAAATAAGGAAGTGGCAAGACAAGAATTAAGTATAACAAATAATTTAGCTAAGGCTAAAAATAGCGAAGGACAAGATATTGGAAAAGATGGAGCAAGTGCTATAGTAAATCAGGCTAAAGAAGAGGTAATAAAGGATAAGCCTAAAAATGATAAAGAGGTTGGGGAAATAGTAAATAATATTACAAATAACTATAATATTAAGTTAACTCCAACACAAGAGCAAGAATTAGTTGCTCTTTTAGCCAATATAAATTCTTTAGGATTAGATTATTCTAAATTAAAAGGAGAACTTGATAGCCTTTCTAATAATATACAGGAAGCTTTAAAAGAAAATGGACAAGAACTTAAAGAAAGTGGAACTTTAGATAGAATCTTAAATAAAATTCTAGGAGTTTGTACTGATATAAAAAATTGGTTTGTAGCACACTTTGGAGATGGAGAAGTTACTATAAATGGAGTTACATATGATAAAGATGGTAATATGATAAACAAGGATCAATTAAATAATATAGGAACTTCAATAAGTGATGAGGACAATGACACTAGTAATAATGAAAGTAAAAATAATATAGAAGATAAATCACAAAAGAGTGATTCTAAGGAGAAAGAAACTGATAAGGCTAATAGCAATAAGCAAGAGGATTCTAATTCTGAAGGAGGACAAGAAAGTAAGGGCAATGGTTCTTTAAATAATGATAACAAAAGTAATAAAGAATCTAAAAATAAAGATGCACAGGGAGCTAAAGAGTCAAAAACTAGTAAACCTAATAAAAATAGTGTAAGTTCATCAAAGAATAATTCAAATAAAAATAATAGTGGAAGCAGTAATAATTCAAAGGATAAAGGTAAGGAAACTATAAAGCTTGAGGATGGTACTGTAATTCCTAAGTATAATTCAAAGGGTGAAGAATATAATCCTGTTACTGGTGGATATGGACATATGCAAGAAACTGAAGATGCTGGAAAGGATTCTGATCAAACTATAGATTATATAATAGTTGATGGGAAGAAGGTTCCACTTCATGATGAACAGGGAAGAGAGTATAATCCTGAGACAGGAAGATATGGAGATCCTGATGATAATTAA
- a CDS encoding YARHG domain-containing protein, with the protein MKFCTKCGNKLSDSMKFCNKCGAKVKSVDKDTENNSDTEDTKDKKDIPNSKNNIDKTIILDAPKIKKEINTNINENIKNNFKPLHDSNFNNKEEYLDASFDDNLDENFNDESYHNEDIDNFKHSNTKKKILISIFTLVTFVIIGTSIYFLRSPLLYKYYYNSALKSSSVTEKLSYYNSALKYSKNDDLLNSIYTTLKSDSDFVDNSSILTNLNTSEKDNLMSKLYVNKATVDFKNKNYTDCDYDLDLATKYGYNKENFSQYDDLQKKLNESKNSSSNDKVDNIYSFTNENPSKFSGNIYDYPYDFIMPYSNSSYLSASDLSKYNKSTLALMRNEIYARHGYVFNTNPFKAYFNSKSWYHPDSSFKGDDSELNDYEVKNVQTIKSVENSK; encoded by the coding sequence ATGAAATTTTGTACTAAATGTGGTAATAAACTATCTGATTCAATGAAATTTTGCAATAAGTGTGGTGCTAAGGTAAAATCTGTAGATAAAGATACTGAAAATAACTCAGATACAGAAGATACAAAAGATAAAAAAGATATTCCTAACTCTAAAAATAATATTGATAAAACCATAATCTTAGATGCACCTAAAATAAAAAAAGAAATTAATACTAATATTAATGAAAATATTAAGAATAATTTCAAACCTCTTCATGATTCTAATTTTAATAATAAAGAAGAATATCTAGATGCAAGTTTTGATGATAATTTAGATGAAAATTTCAATGATGAATCTTATCATAATGAAGATATTGATAATTTTAAACATTCTAATACCAAAAAAAAGATTTTAATAAGCATTTTCACCTTAGTAACTTTTGTAATAATAGGTACTTCTATTTATTTTTTAAGATCACCTTTATTATATAAATACTATTATAACTCTGCACTTAAATCTTCATCAGTTACTGAAAAATTATCTTATTATAACAGTGCTCTAAAATACTCTAAAAATGATGATTTATTAAATTCTATTTATACAACTTTAAAGTCTGACTCTGATTTTGTTGATAATTCTTCAATATTAACAAACTTAAATACATCTGAAAAAGATAATTTAATGTCAAAATTATATGTAAATAAAGCTACTGTAGATTTTAAAAATAAAAATTACACTGACTGTGATTATGATTTAGATCTAGCTACAAAGTATGGATATAACAAAGAAAACTTTTCACAATATGATGATTTACAAAAAAAACTTAATGAAAGTAAAAATTCTTCAAGTAATGATAAAGTTGATAACATATATAGTTTCACAAATGAAAATCCATCAAAATTTTCTGGAAACATATATGATTATCCTTATGACTTTATAATGCCATACAGTAATTCTTCTTATTTATCAGCATCAGATCTTTCTAAATATAATAAAAGTACTCTTGCTTTAATGAGAAATGAAATATACGCACGTCATGGATATGTATTTAATACTAATCCATTTAAGGCATATTTTAATTCAAAATCATGGTATCATCCTGATTCATCCTTTAAAGGTGATGACAGTGAATTAAATGATTATGAAGTAAAAAATGTTCAAACTATAAAATCAGTTGAAAACTCCAAATAA
- a CDS encoding zinc ribbon domain-containing protein gives MFCSKCGKEIPNESVFCPECGNKCKGSSKSIPIDVNEHKGYIIKSLCHPITSVKEHVFGVSSKIQLIYIAIITLIIPLVKTLLFKAFSFNLVKSVVGIILEFSNINTWDFNNMIKAKSQFDMIMENVFPTGNIYFLNLGSYIINYALILGIIYIIFKFLVKEDINKDSLVNIMFVVSIINVFILIISSIALVLGGAIWMIVSIFSSILSVVLLYALFNTLIKSKNKFIYIYSLTCMVVYSINAWFVFNNVSSIIYQIYYNLERYFI, from the coding sequence ATGTTTTGTTCAAAGTGTGGTAAGGAAATACCAAATGAATCAGTTTTTTGTCCAGAGTGTGGAAATAAGTGTAAGGGTTCTAGTAAAAGTATACCTATAGATGTAAATGAGCATAAAGGATATATAATAAAATCTTTATGTCATCCAATAACTTCAGTTAAGGAACATGTCTTTGGAGTATCATCAAAAATACAATTAATTTATATTGCAATAATAACTTTAATAATACCACTAGTTAAAACTCTTTTATTTAAAGCCTTTAGTTTTAACTTAGTAAAAAGTGTAGTAGGCATTATACTAGAATTCTCAAATATTAATACCTGGGATTTTAATAACATGATAAAGGCTAAAAGTCAGTTTGATATGATTATGGAAAATGTATTTCCTACAGGTAATATCTATTTTTTAAATTTAGGAAGCTATATAATTAATTATGCTTTAATATTAGGTATAATTTATATTATATTTAAGTTTTTAGTTAAAGAAGATATAAATAAAGATTCACTTGTAAACATAATGTTTGTAGTATCTATAATAAATGTATTTATATTAATAATATCCTCTATAGCCCTAGTTTTAGGAGGAGCTATTTGGATGATAGTAAGTATATTTAGTTCTATATTATCAGTTGTGTTATTGTATGCTTTATTTAATACTTTAATAAAATCAAAAAATAAATTTATATACATATATTCTTTAACTTGCATGGTTGTTTATTCAATAAACGCATGGTTTGTTTTTAATAATGTATCATCTATAATTTATCAAATTTATTATAATTTAGAGAGATATTTTATTTAA